The Streptomyces sp. NL15-2K genome contains a region encoding:
- a CDS encoding Mu transposase C-terminal domain-containing protein, giving the protein MTASGPRGVLRVGDRVRFDGQVHLVAGLAGTTVRLQGESGGASLVLFSHLLAADGFEMLDSLPEAPGLPSFGLLDTVPEPALRRARLLERHMVEMETGLLPGAEPTARPRPEYDPKWRTVNERIAAKAEELAALGTPMTARTLFRLRGCWREQGLWGLVDHRATRVSKPTGHADERLVTAITEALAGQEKLSTGTRSRVLREAERILVERHGEGAVELPSRSTLYRLVRSLSEGMHSFGTATARRSRARRPQGVFTPSKAARPGEVVQIDTTPLDVLAILDDGVTGRVELTIAVDVATRTICAAVLRPAGTKAVDAALLLARILVPEPMRPGWHDALRMSVSLIPHARLMSVDARLEHAAAKPVIVPDTIVVDHGKVFISETFVTACQTLGVSVQPARPATPTDKGVVERTFSSINTLFCQHVAGYVGSNPTRRGEDVQAVWTLRELADLFDEWVVARWQTRPHDSLRSPFLPGQALSPNDVYAMLVARSGHLPVCLTGDDYIELLPAEWRKINDYGVVMDYRTYDCRDLAPYRRQPSGVDLKGGLWEVHYDPYDLSHIWIRDHRAGGWITVPWTRLDSVSAPFADFTWRHARSVLAAQGADDTDEGAIAAVVEDLLTRAQNGPDRKVAARTHAAASHPVHPGLRPALPEEPQEGPEDEDQPVGKVIPFGVFDAFTDGSRP; this is encoded by the coding sequence GTGACTGCCTCGGGGCCTCGTGGAGTGCTGCGGGTCGGTGACCGGGTCCGGTTCGACGGACAGGTCCACCTCGTGGCGGGTCTGGCCGGCACCACGGTGCGGCTGCAGGGCGAGTCCGGCGGAGCATCGTTGGTGCTGTTCTCCCATCTGCTGGCGGCGGACGGCTTCGAGATGCTCGACTCCCTGCCCGAAGCGCCGGGGTTGCCGTCGTTCGGACTGCTGGACACCGTTCCCGAGCCCGCCCTGCGGCGGGCCCGGTTGCTTGAGCGGCACATGGTCGAGATGGAGACCGGACTGCTGCCCGGCGCGGAGCCGACCGCCAGGCCCCGGCCCGAGTACGACCCGAAGTGGCGCACGGTGAACGAACGGATCGCGGCGAAGGCGGAGGAACTGGCCGCTCTCGGGACGCCGATGACCGCCCGGACCCTGTTCCGGTTGCGGGGCTGCTGGCGCGAGCAGGGACTTTGGGGGCTGGTCGACCACCGTGCCACCCGCGTCTCCAAGCCGACCGGGCACGCGGACGAACGGCTGGTCACCGCCATCACGGAGGCACTGGCCGGGCAGGAGAAGCTGTCCACGGGAACCCGGAGCCGGGTGCTCCGCGAGGCTGAGCGGATCCTCGTCGAGCGTCACGGTGAGGGAGCCGTCGAGCTGCCTTCACGGTCCACCCTCTACCGGCTGGTGCGGTCCCTGTCGGAGGGGATGCACTCCTTCGGCACTGCCACGGCCCGCCGGTCACGAGCCCGCCGCCCGCAAGGGGTGTTCACCCCGTCGAAGGCCGCCCGGCCCGGCGAGGTCGTGCAGATCGACACCACCCCGCTGGACGTGCTGGCGATCCTGGACGACGGCGTGACGGGCCGGGTCGAGCTGACCATCGCGGTCGACGTCGCAACACGGACGATCTGCGCGGCCGTCCTGCGGCCTGCGGGCACCAAGGCCGTGGATGCGGCTCTACTACTGGCCCGCATCCTGGTCCCCGAGCCGATGCGGCCGGGCTGGCACGACGCTCTTCGGATGTCCGTCTCGCTCATCCCGCACGCGCGGCTGATGAGCGTGGATGCCCGCCTGGAACACGCCGCCGCGAAACCGGTGATCGTCCCGGACACCATCGTGGTCGACCACGGCAAGGTGTTCATCTCGGAGACGTTCGTGACGGCCTGCCAGACCCTGGGCGTCTCCGTCCAGCCGGCCCGGCCCGCCACCCCGACCGACAAAGGCGTGGTGGAACGCACCTTTTCCTCGATCAACACGCTGTTCTGCCAGCACGTCGCCGGCTACGTCGGCTCCAACCCCACCCGGCGTGGTGAGGACGTCCAGGCTGTTTGGACCCTGCGAGAACTCGCCGACCTCTTCGACGAATGGGTCGTTGCCCGATGGCAGACGAGGCCCCACGACAGCCTCCGCAGCCCGTTCCTGCCGGGCCAGGCTCTGTCCCCGAACGACGTCTACGCGATGCTTGTGGCCCGCAGCGGACACCTGCCGGTCTGCCTGACCGGCGACGACTACATCGAACTCCTGCCCGCGGAGTGGCGGAAGATCAACGACTACGGCGTCGTCATGGACTACCGCACCTACGACTGCCGCGACCTGGCGCCCTACCGGCGCCAGCCTTCTGGCGTCGACCTCAAGGGCGGCCTCTGGGAAGTCCACTACGACCCCTACGATCTGTCCCACATCTGGATCCGCGATCACCGGGCAGGCGGCTGGATCACCGTCCCCTGGACCCGGCTGGACTCCGTCTCCGCCCCCTTCGCCGACTTCACCTGGCGACACGCCCGTTCTGTCCTGGCCGCCCAGGGCGCCGACGACACCGACGAAGGCGCGATCGCCGCAGTTGTGGAAGACCTGCTCACCCGGGCTCAGAACGGCCCGGACCGCAAAGTTGCCGCCCGCACCCACGCGGCAGCCAGCCACCCCGTTCACCCTGGCCTTCGGCCTGCCCTCCCCGAAGAACCGCAGGAAGGCCCGGAGGACGAGGACCAACCAGTCGGCAAGGTCATTCCCTTCGGGGTCTTCGACGCCTTCACCGACGGGAGCCGTCCATGA
- a CDS encoding AAA family ATPase: MNPPPDAGQEPEDVHPLSTKEGWACFVAEETMPPEVLSPAAIQRLSPDQRTAREREREDYHAQLVIVRTPTIQHVTTTGRKRILLNRRQQSARRGLIVSGPAGTGKTTAITQLGKNYELLGRRRGEVGHQALPVVYVTVPPAATPKMLAVELARFIGLPLPSRFSQVDITNRVCDLLCSRSCRLVLIDELHNLDIRTKTGAEASDQIKYLSERIPATFVLAGVDVEDTGLFTGRRGGQIASRYTEITTRPFPHKTAKDKEAWQSLVTTLEEALRLYAHRPQTLLKLSAYLHDRTGGMIGSLSHLVREAALDAIISGTEKITRTGLDEVELDRAVAQQTRRRPSTPATRKAS; the protein is encoded by the coding sequence ATGAACCCGCCCCCGGACGCCGGGCAGGAACCAGAGGACGTCCACCCGCTGAGCACGAAGGAGGGCTGGGCATGCTTCGTCGCCGAAGAGACCATGCCTCCCGAGGTGCTCTCACCCGCCGCAATTCAGCGTCTGAGTCCGGACCAGCGGACTGCCCGTGAGCGTGAACGCGAGGACTATCACGCGCAGTTGGTCATCGTCCGCACTCCCACGATCCAGCACGTCACCACCACCGGCCGCAAGCGGATCCTCCTCAACCGTCGCCAGCAGTCGGCCCGCCGCGGACTGATCGTCAGCGGGCCCGCGGGCACGGGAAAGACCACCGCGATCACGCAGCTCGGCAAGAACTACGAACTCCTCGGCCGCCGCCGCGGCGAAGTCGGGCACCAGGCCCTGCCCGTCGTCTATGTCACCGTCCCGCCCGCAGCGACACCCAAGATGCTCGCGGTCGAACTCGCCCGCTTCATCGGCCTGCCGCTGCCCAGCCGTTTCAGCCAGGTCGACATCACCAACCGCGTCTGCGACCTGCTCTGCAGCAGGAGCTGCCGCCTGGTGCTGATCGACGAGCTCCATAACCTCGACATCCGCACCAAGACCGGCGCCGAAGCCTCCGATCAGATCAAGTATCTGTCCGAGCGCATCCCGGCGACGTTCGTCTTGGCCGGAGTCGATGTTGAGGACACTGGGCTGTTCACGGGCCGCCGCGGCGGGCAGATCGCCAGCCGCTACACCGAGATCACCACTCGCCCCTTCCCCCACAAGACGGCCAAGGACAAAGAAGCCTGGCAGTCCTTGGTGACCACGCTGGAGGAGGCCCTACGGCTTTATGCCCACCGCCCGCAGACCCTCCTCAAGCTGAGCGCCTACCTGCACGACCGCACCGGGGGCATGATCGGCAGCCTGTCCCACCTCGTCCGCGAAGCCGCACTGGACGCCATCATCAGCGGCACAGAGAAGATCACACGCACCGGACTCGATGAAGTCGAACTCGACCGGGCCGTTGCACAGCAGACCAGACGCCGTCCCTCGACTCCCGCGACGAGGAAGGCCAGTTGA
- a CDS encoding TniQ family protein: MHRETVGSYLNRLADANRLPVRYLAGLLGHNRHHRRDDNRTDHWTPRALLGLSALTGRAPAELVHAMPALAELSEGQRIGPRPSTGHGDALHRPACRPCMARRGIDGLVVRETLPHEAVCPRHHRWLLGDEQHLLRVLPDVRRANQRHRRLTSRRRGSAPEQSYRTARDSLLKWFHTAAETQLQQRWTDRIHLLGEDIYGDPLRPSPNRIEIATYPETVILTSLLSSPHWRDHQESAPEIARRFQLKAGSRELAALQKLATSLRPRLSLSQSD; encoded by the coding sequence GTGCACCGCGAGACGGTCGGCTCCTATCTGAACCGGCTCGCGGACGCCAACCGCCTGCCGGTCCGCTATCTGGCCGGTCTTCTCGGTCACAACCGTCATCACCGCCGTGACGACAACCGCACGGACCACTGGACCCCACGGGCCCTGCTCGGACTATCCGCCCTGACCGGCCGGGCACCCGCCGAACTCGTGCATGCGATGCCAGCTCTCGCCGAACTCAGCGAGGGCCAACGAATCGGTCCACGCCCGAGCACCGGCCACGGCGATGCCCTTCACCGTCCGGCATGCCGCCCCTGCATGGCCCGGCGCGGAATCGACGGCCTCGTCGTCCGCGAGACCCTGCCCCACGAAGCAGTCTGCCCACGACATCACCGCTGGCTCCTGGGCGACGAGCAGCATCTCCTCCGCGTTCTGCCCGACGTTCGCAGAGCCAACCAGCGCCACCGGCGACTCACGAGCCGCCGCAGGGGCTCCGCCCCCGAGCAGAGCTACCGCACCGCACGTGACAGCTTGCTGAAGTGGTTCCACACCGCCGCCGAGACACAGCTCCAACAGCGGTGGACGGACCGGATTCATCTCCTCGGCGAAGACATCTACGGAGACCCACTCCGCCCGTCTCCGAACCGCATCGAGATCGCGACCTACCCCGAAACGGTCATCCTCACCAGCCTGCTCTCATCACCGCACTGGCGCGATCACCAGGAATCGGCCCCGGAGATCGCACGCCGGTTCCAGCTCAAGGCAGGGAGCCGCGAGCTGGCAGCCCTCCAGAAACTGGCAACTTCCCTGAGACCGAGGCTCTCCCTGTCTCAATCAGACTGA
- a CDS encoding amidohydrolase family protein, with amino-acid sequence MSDRAVLHVKGRVLVGPDEDQVRDELWVVDGRISYDRPAHARDIRTVKGWALPGLVDAHCHVGLGPHGPVEKDVAEKQALTDRDAGTLLIRDAGSPSDTCWIDDRQDLPKIIRAGRHIARTRRYIRGYAHEIEPDDLVAYVAQEARRGDGWVKLVGDWIDREVGDLAPSWPRDAVEAAIREAHRLGARVTAHCFAESSLRDLVEAGIDCIEHATGLTDDLIPLFASRGVAIVPTLVNIATFPQLAAGGESKFPRWSAHMRRLHERRYDTVRNAYDAGIPVYVGTDAGGALPHGLVAEEVAELVTAGIPPVEALSATTWGARKWLGRPGLEEEALGDLVVYERDPRTDVRVLGAPLRVVLNGRVVG; translated from the coding sequence ATGAGCGATCGCGCGGTGCTGCACGTGAAGGGACGGGTGCTCGTCGGCCCGGACGAGGACCAGGTCCGCGACGAGCTGTGGGTGGTCGACGGCCGTATCTCCTACGACCGTCCCGCTCACGCCCGTGACATCCGCACGGTGAAGGGCTGGGCACTGCCCGGCCTGGTCGACGCGCACTGCCACGTGGGCCTCGGCCCGCACGGCCCGGTCGAGAAGGACGTCGCGGAGAAGCAGGCACTGACCGACCGCGACGCGGGCACGCTCCTGATCCGCGACGCGGGTTCCCCCTCCGACACCTGCTGGATCGACGACCGCCAGGACCTCCCGAAGATCATCCGCGCGGGCCGGCACATCGCGCGCACCCGCCGCTACATCCGCGGCTACGCCCACGAGATCGAGCCGGACGACCTCGTCGCGTACGTCGCCCAGGAAGCCCGGCGCGGCGACGGCTGGGTGAAGCTGGTCGGCGACTGGATCGACCGGGAGGTGGGGGACCTGGCACCCAGCTGGCCGCGGGACGCGGTCGAGGCGGCGATCAGGGAGGCCCACCGCCTGGGCGCCCGCGTGACGGCCCACTGCTTCGCCGAGTCCTCCCTCCGTGACCTCGTGGAGGCAGGCATCGACTGCATCGAACACGCGACGGGCCTGACGGACGACCTGATCCCCCTCTTCGCCTCGCGCGGGGTGGCGATCGTCCCGACGCTGGTGAACATCGCGACGTTCCCTCAGCTGGCCGCCGGCGGCGAGAGCAAGTTCCCCCGCTGGTCGGCCCACATGAGGCGCCTGCACGAACGCCGGTACGACACGGTGCGCAACGCGTACGACGCCGGGATTCCGGTGTACGTCGGCACGGACGCGGGGGGTGCGCTGCCGCACGGGCTGGTGGCGGAGGAGGTGGCGGAGCTGGTCACCGCCGGGATCCCGCCGGTGGAGGCGCTGTCGGCGACGACATGGGGCGCCCGGAAGTGGCTGGGGCGGCCCGGGCTGGAGGAGGAGGCGCTGGGGGACCTGGTGGTGTACGAACGGGACCCCCGCACGGACGTACGCGTGCTGGGGGCCCCGTTGCGGGTGGTGCTGAACGGACGGGTCGTCGGTTGA
- a CDS encoding amino acid ABC transporter ATP-binding protein, whose protein sequence is MSEKTLGGRPEIQVRGLHKSFGDNEVLRGIDLEIGQGEVVCVIGPSGSGKSTLLRCVNLLEEPTKGQVFVGGIELTDPDVDIDAVRRRIGMVFQQFNLFPHLTVTENLTLPQRRVLRRDKAQAAEVAAQNLERVGLSDKADAYPASLSGGQQQRVAIARSLSMGPEVMLFDEPTSALDPELVGDVLAVMRMLANEGMTMMVVTHEMTFAREVADRVVFMDGGVIVEDGTPEQVIGNPRHERTRHFLSRLLDPAMAEVEEQASGTPD, encoded by the coding sequence ATGAGCGAGAAGACGCTCGGCGGGCGGCCGGAGATCCAAGTCCGGGGCCTGCACAAGTCGTTCGGCGACAACGAGGTGCTGCGCGGCATCGACCTGGAGATCGGCCAGGGCGAGGTCGTCTGCGTGATCGGCCCGTCCGGCTCGGGCAAGTCGACGCTGCTGCGCTGCGTGAACCTCCTCGAGGAGCCGACGAAGGGCCAGGTCTTCGTCGGCGGCATCGAACTCACGGACCCCGACGTCGACATCGACGCGGTACGCCGCCGTATCGGCATGGTCTTCCAGCAGTTCAACCTCTTCCCGCACCTCACGGTGACCGAGAACCTCACGCTGCCGCAGCGCAGGGTGCTCCGGCGGGACAAGGCGCAGGCCGCCGAGGTGGCCGCCCAGAACCTGGAGCGGGTGGGCCTGTCGGACAAGGCGGACGCCTACCCCGCCTCCCTCTCCGGCGGCCAGCAGCAGCGCGTCGCGATCGCCCGTTCGCTGTCGATGGGCCCCGAGGTGATGCTGTTCGACGAGCCGACGTCGGCGCTGGACCCGGAGCTCGTGGGGGACGTACTGGCGGTGATGCGCATGCTCGCGAACGAGGGCATGACGATGATGGTCGTCACCCACGAGATGACCTTCGCCCGCGAGGTGGCCGACCGGGTCGTCTTCATGGACGGCGGAGTGATCGTCGAGGACGGGACTCCCGAGCAGGTCATCGGCAACCCCCGTCACGAACGCACCCGCCACTTCCTGTCGAGGCTGCTCGACCCGGCGATGGCGGAGGTGGAGGAGCAGGCGTCCGGGACGCCTGACTAA
- a CDS encoding amino acid ABC transporter permease — MSDTKLETAPRRKGLTRRQKRRLSRGIQYAVFLAAVIAFAVSADWDRLQNQFAQADIAEQMFPDVITLALKNTVLYTVSGFAVGLVLGMVIALMRLSSVGPYRWFAGVYIEIFRGLPALLIFIFIGVAVPLAFPGTEIIGGTYGKVALALGLVAAAYMAETIRAGIQAVPKGQMEAARSLGFSPARAMISIIIPQAFRIILPPLTNELVLLFKDSSLVLFLGVTLEERELSKYGRDLASTTANSTPILVAGLCYLLVTIPLGFVVRRMEAKAQEAVK; from the coding sequence ATGAGTGATACGAAGCTCGAAACCGCCCCTCGCAGGAAGGGCCTGACCCGGCGCCAGAAGCGCCGTCTGTCGCGCGGCATCCAGTACGCCGTCTTCCTCGCCGCCGTGATCGCCTTCGCGGTCTCGGCGGACTGGGACCGGCTGCAGAACCAGTTCGCGCAGGCGGACATCGCCGAGCAGATGTTCCCGGACGTCATCACGCTGGCGCTGAAGAACACCGTGCTCTACACCGTGTCCGGCTTCGCCGTCGGACTCGTGCTCGGCATGGTCATCGCGCTGATGCGGCTGTCGTCGGTGGGCCCGTACCGCTGGTTCGCCGGCGTGTACATCGAGATCTTCCGCGGCCTGCCCGCCCTGCTGATCTTCATCTTCATCGGCGTCGCCGTCCCGCTCGCCTTCCCGGGCACGGAGATCATCGGCGGCACGTACGGCAAGGTCGCGCTCGCGCTCGGTCTGGTGGCGGCGGCCTACATGGCGGAGACGATCCGCGCGGGCATCCAGGCCGTGCCCAAGGGCCAGATGGAGGCGGCCCGTTCCCTGGGCTTCTCCCCGGCCCGGGCCATGATCTCGATCATCATCCCGCAGGCGTTCCGCATCATCCTCCCGCCGCTCACCAACGAACTGGTCCTGCTCTTCAAGGACTCCTCGCTGGTGCTGTTCCTCGGCGTCACCCTGGAGGAGCGTGAACTGTCCAAGTACGGCCGCGACCTGGCCAGTACGACCGCCAACTCCACGCCCATCCTCGTCGCCGGCCTGTGCTATCTGCTGGTGACGATCCCGCTCGGCTTCGTCGTACGCCGTATGGAGGCCAAGGCCCAGGAGGCCGTGAAATGA
- a CDS encoding ABC transporter substrate-binding protein: MNTLLGRRTRVLAAITATAGLMLVSACTSTDDGGSGSKTAAGGVELVKGGQLTTCTHLPYPPFQSEIDGKVQGFDVSLIDLVAKDLGVKQEILDQPFENFKTGGSLNSGQCDLAAAGMTITEERKKNVDFSAPYFDATQAVLVDKKAGVDSLAAVKSKNVKLGAQAQTTGEDYAKKQGFDPVSFESSDAVLNGLRTGQVKAVIIDYPVVQGWLKDKANAAAFQVVDNLNTGEQYGFTVKKGNTKLLTAINKAITDAKADGTYKRLYEQWIGPYDQSAASPSAS, encoded by the coding sequence GTGAACACGCTCCTCGGGCGCCGGACCCGCGTCCTGGCCGCCATCACCGCGACGGCCGGGCTGATGCTCGTGTCCGCATGCACGTCCACCGACGACGGCGGCAGCGGCTCGAAGACCGCCGCCGGCGGGGTCGAGCTGGTCAAGGGCGGGCAGCTCACCACGTGCACGCATCTGCCGTATCCGCCGTTCCAGTCGGAGATCGACGGCAAGGTGCAGGGTTTCGACGTCTCGCTGATCGACCTGGTCGCCAAGGACCTGGGTGTGAAGCAGGAGATCCTCGACCAGCCCTTCGAGAACTTCAAGACCGGCGGGTCCCTCAACTCCGGCCAGTGCGACCTCGCCGCGGCCGGCATGACCATCACCGAGGAGCGCAAGAAGAACGTCGACTTCTCCGCCCCGTACTTCGACGCCACCCAGGCCGTCCTGGTCGACAAGAAGGCCGGCGTCGACTCCCTCGCCGCCGTGAAGTCCAAGAACGTCAAGCTCGGCGCCCAGGCGCAGACCACCGGCGAGGACTACGCGAAGAAGCAGGGCTTCGACCCGGTCTCCTTCGAGTCCTCCGACGCCGTCCTCAACGGCCTGCGCACCGGCCAGGTCAAGGCCGTCATCATCGACTACCCGGTCGTCCAGGGCTGGCTGAAGGACAAGGCCAACGCCGCCGCCTTCCAGGTGGTCGACAACCTCAACACCGGTGAGCAGTACGGCTTCACGGTGAAGAAGGGCAACACCAAGCTCCTCACCGCCATCAACAAGGCGATCACGGACGCCAAGGCGGACGGCACCTACAAGAGGCTCTACGAGCAGTGGATCGGCCCGTACGACCAGTCCGCGGCGTCCCCGTCCGCCTCATGA
- a CDS encoding aminotransferase class V-fold PLP-dependent enzyme: MTHPFLDLAPLTAAHFASIEDRVARLLSTEQDVVIMQGEALLPLEGAIRGTAGPGTTALNVITGPYGQTFGDWLRDCGATVIDLAVPFHAAVTAEQIREAFAEHPEIDFVSLVHAEAATGNTNPVAEIGEVVREQGALFYLDAVASVGAEPVLPDAWGVDLCVIGAQKAMGGPAGVSAVSVSERAWARMAANPGAPRRSYLSLLDWKERWIDGGRKVLPHAPAQLEMLALEACVERIEADGPAAVMGRHASAAAGTRAGAVALGGGLEPYVYEAVDAAPVATTLRAPSGVVASELVARAVAADPGVPLAAGGGALAKEMIRVNHYGADATPGAVRASLSALGAALREKGLSVDVEGALRAVEAAWR; the protein is encoded by the coding sequence GTGACGCATCCGTTTCTGGATCTCGCCCCGTTGACCGCCGCGCACTTCGCGTCGATCGAGGACCGCGTGGCGCGGCTGCTGAGCACCGAGCAGGACGTCGTGATCATGCAGGGCGAGGCGCTGCTGCCGCTGGAGGGGGCGATCCGGGGGACGGCCGGTCCCGGTACGACCGCGCTGAACGTGATCACCGGTCCGTACGGGCAGACCTTCGGGGACTGGCTGCGGGACTGCGGCGCGACGGTGATCGATCTGGCGGTCCCCTTCCATGCGGCGGTCACGGCCGAGCAGATCCGGGAGGCCTTCGCCGAGCACCCGGAGATCGACTTCGTGTCGCTGGTGCACGCGGAGGCGGCGACCGGCAACACCAACCCGGTCGCGGAGATCGGCGAAGTGGTACGGGAGCAGGGCGCGCTGTTCTACCTGGACGCCGTCGCCTCCGTGGGGGCCGAGCCGGTGCTGCCGGACGCGTGGGGCGTGGACCTGTGCGTGATCGGGGCGCAGAAGGCGATGGGCGGGCCGGCCGGTGTCTCGGCGGTGTCGGTGAGCGAGCGGGCGTGGGCGCGGATGGCGGCGAATCCGGGGGCGCCGCGACGGTCGTACCTCTCCTTGCTGGACTGGAAGGAGCGGTGGATCGACGGCGGCCGGAAGGTCCTGCCGCACGCGCCGGCGCAGCTGGAGATGCTGGCGCTGGAGGCGTGCGTGGAGCGGATCGAGGCGGACGGGCCGGCCGCGGTGATGGGGCGGCACGCGTCTGCGGCGGCCGGGACTCGGGCGGGGGCGGTGGCCTTGGGCGGGGGGCTGGAGCCGTATGTGTACGAGGCGGTGGACGCGGCGCCGGTCGCTACGACGCTGAGGGCGCCGTCGGGGGTGGTGGCGTCGGAGTTGGTGGCGCGGGCGGTGGCGGCGGACCCGGGGGTGCCGCTGGCTGCGGGTGGGGGCGCGCTGGCCAAGGAGATGATCCGGGTGAACCACTACGGGGCTGATGCGACGCCGGGGGCCGTGCGGGCGAGTCTTTCGGCGTTGGGGGCGGCGTTGCGCGAGAAGGGGTTGAGTGTGGATGTGGAGGGGGCGCTGCGGGCCGTGGAGGCGGCGTGGCGGTAG
- a CDS encoding DinB family protein, with amino-acid sequence MTTDTPLTLPDGRPIPLLTGDERPMLESWLAFHRATLELKCAELDDAQVRTASAEPSSLSLLGLVQHLTEVERNWFQRVAAGRDVPPVYGKGNGYVLDPERGLDEALAVWKREIARGNELCAGRSLDDVGRIADGPMAGLEVSLRWVYVHMIEEYARHNGHADILRERIDGVTGA; translated from the coding sequence ATGACCACCGACACACCCCTCACCCTCCCCGACGGCCGCCCCATCCCCCTCCTCACCGGTGACGAGCGCCCCATGCTCGAGAGCTGGCTCGCCTTTCATCGGGCCACCCTTGAGCTGAAGTGCGCCGAGTTGGACGACGCGCAGGTGCGGACCGCGTCCGCCGAGCCGTCCTCGCTGTCGTTGCTCGGGCTGGTGCAGCACCTCACCGAGGTCGAGCGGAACTGGTTCCAGCGGGTGGCCGCGGGGCGGGACGTGCCGCCGGTGTACGGGAAGGGGAACGGATACGTCCTCGACCCGGAGCGAGGGCTCGACGAGGCGTTGGCCGTGTGGAAGCGGGAGATCGCCCGGGGGAACGAGCTGTGTGCCGGGCGGTCGCTGGACGACGTCGGGCGGATCGCCGACGGGCCGATGGCCGGTCTCGAGGTCAGTCTGCGCTGGGTGTACGTGCACATGATCGAGGAGTACGCGCGGCACAACGGGCACGCGGACATCTTGCGGGAGCGGATCGACGGAGTAACCGGAGCCTAA
- the ectA gene encoding diaminobutyrate acetyltransferase, with the protein MTAAQADLQDDPQASLRIDRPTVADGAALWRMARDSKVLDLNSSYSYLLWCRDFAATSAVARDGHGEPVGLVTGYLRPDHPDTLLVWQVAVDEAYRGRGLAAALLDGLVARTAAERALTTVETTITPGNTASERLFTSFAERHGARLEREVLFEAGLFPDGPHDPEVLYRIGPLSLTTYA; encoded by the coding sequence ATGACTGCCGCACAAGCAGACCTGCAAGACGATCCACAAGCCAGCCTGCGAATCGACCGCCCGACGGTGGCGGACGGAGCCGCGTTGTGGCGGATGGCCAGGGACTCGAAGGTCCTCGACCTGAACTCGTCGTACAGCTATCTGCTGTGGTGTCGCGACTTCGCCGCCACGTCCGCCGTCGCGCGTGACGGGCACGGCGAGCCGGTCGGCCTCGTCACCGGGTACCTCCGTCCCGACCACCCGGACACCCTGCTCGTCTGGCAGGTGGCGGTGGACGAGGCGTACCGCGGGCGCGGGCTCGCCGCCGCGTTGCTGGACGGGCTGGTGGCCCGGACCGCCGCGGAGCGCGCGCTGACCACCGTCGAGACCACGATCACGCCGGGGAACACCGCCTCCGAGCGGCTGTTCACCTCGTTCGCCGAGCGCCACGGCGCCCGCCTGGAGCGCGAGGTGCTGTTCGAGGCGGGTCTGTTCCCCGACGGGCCGCACGACCCCGAAGTCCTGTACCGCATCGGTCCCCTCTCCCTCACGACCTATGCCTGA